One cyanobiont of Ornithocercus magnificus DNA segment encodes these proteins:
- a CDS encoding 30S ribosomal protein S1 has product MLWKIVLSCVECLPSQSVSGPRGLFHTAMRQSRQKYMQATTSETLQEIQVNPDDDDNNTESSTITELSEADTEVSEDLSSGGDLYSRTAVRDLDGVGFTVDEFASLLSKYDYNFKPGDIVNGTVFALETKGAMIDIGAKTAAFMPVQEVSINRVEGLSDVLQPGEVREYFIMSEENEDGQLSLSIRRIEYQRAWERVRQLQKEDATIYSEVFATNRGGALVRVEGLRGFIPGSHISTRKPKEELVADFLPLKFLEVDEERNRLVLSHRRALVERKMNRLEVGEVVIGTVRGIKPYGAFIDIGGVSGLLHISEISHEHIETPHSVLNVNDQMKVMIIDLDAERGRISLSTKALEPEPGDMLTDPQKVFDRAEEMAARYKQMLMEQAEDGEDQIDMIMT; this is encoded by the coding sequence ATGTTGTGGAAGATAGTACTTAGCTGTGTAGAATGTCTACCTAGCCAATCGGTCAGCGGGCCGAGAGGTCTGTTTCACACTGCCATGAGGCAGAGCCGCCAGAAGTACATGCAAGCCACCACGTCCGAGACACTTCAGGAAATACAGGTCAATCCAGACGACGACGACAACAACACTGAGAGCTCTACTATCACGGAGCTCAGTGAAGCTGATACAGAGGTTTCAGAAGACCTATCGAGTGGGGGTGACCTATACAGCCGTACAGCTGTTCGTGATCTAGATGGCGTGGGATTCACAGTAGATGAATTCGCTTCCCTGCTTAGTAAATATGACTATAACTTTAAGCCGGGCGACATTGTGAACGGCACCGTCTTCGCTCTCGAGACAAAGGGCGCAATGATTGACATTGGTGCCAAAACTGCTGCATTCATGCCTGTACAAGAGGTTTCAATCAACAGGGTTGAAGGTCTCAGCGATGTACTACAGCCAGGTGAGGTACGTGAATACTTCATCATGAGTGAGGAAAATGAAGATGGTCAGCTTTCTCTATCAATCCGCCGCATTGAATACCAGCGAGCCTGGGAACGGGTACGCCAACTTCAAAAGGAAGATGCAACAATATACTCCGAGGTTTTTGCCACAAACCGCGGTGGTGCCCTAGTGCGCGTAGAGGGACTACGAGGATTTATCCCTGGCTCTCATATCAGTACTCGTAAACCTAAGGAAGAGCTAGTTGCTGACTTCCTACCTCTGAAGTTTCTAGAAGTAGACGAGGAACGTAACCGACTTGTACTGAGTCATCGCCGCGCACTTGTAGAGCGAAAGATGAACCGTCTAGAAGTTGGCGAGGTAGTTATTGGCACTGTACGTGGTATTAAACCTTATGGTGCTTTCATTGATATAGGAGGTGTCAGTGGCCTTTTACACATCTCAGAGATTAGCCATGAGCATATAGAAACACCACACTCGGTTCTTAACGTGAATGATCAGATGAAGGTAATGATTATTGACCTCGATGCCGAGCGCGGCAGGATATCATTATCTACCAAGGCTCTCGAACCTGAACCTGGTGATATGCTTACTGATCCTCAGAAAGTCTTTGACCGCGCAGAGGAGATGGCAGCACGTTACAAGCAGATGCTAATGGAGCAGGCAGAGGATGGTGAAGATCAAATAGATATGATAATGACCTGA
- a CDS encoding HAD family hydrolase, protein MGQLRLRQKPISTVKGILFDKDGTLSYSEPYLLNLASARIRVLKEQLRSIHSNETVARRAAASLASVCGIQMDRMQNATSLDPAGLLAVASREHNMISTAAVLCLQGHTWSEALLLAEKIFSEVDILLQRDTNLVKRPLVTGARDALSRMCMAGIACAVMSNDTRASINDFLKCQGLGRFIADFWGADDYPSKPKPQAVYMLCQRLKLEPAECALVSDSEADLVMAQQAGVGVSLGFTSGWSQSPHLSAHNYLINHWEELTAMPVQCSTKALS, encoded by the coding sequence ATGGGGCAACTTAGGCTAAGACAGAAACCTATCAGTACAGTCAAAGGAATTCTCTTCGACAAAGATGGCACTCTCTCTTACAGTGAACCTTATCTGCTCAATCTAGCTTCAGCAAGGATCAGAGTCCTAAAAGAACAGCTCCGGTCAATACACAGCAATGAAACTGTTGCTAGGCGAGCGGCTGCTTCGCTTGCATCAGTTTGTGGCATTCAAATGGATCGAATGCAAAATGCTACTAGTCTTGACCCGGCAGGGCTGCTTGCCGTGGCATCACGAGAGCACAACATGATTTCGACAGCTGCTGTGCTCTGCTTGCAGGGCCATACTTGGTCTGAGGCTTTGCTACTAGCCGAGAAAATATTTAGTGAAGTAGATATATTGTTGCAACGAGACACTAACCTTGTAAAACGTCCGTTAGTTACTGGCGCACGGGACGCATTATCAAGAATGTGTATGGCAGGAATCGCCTGTGCGGTTATGAGCAATGACACTCGCGCAAGTATTAATGACTTCCTGAAGTGCCAAGGTCTTGGTAGGTTTATAGCCGATTTTTGGGGGGCAGATGATTACCCAAGTAAGCCAAAGCCTCAAGCGGTATATATGCTTTGCCAGCGTCTCAAACTAGAACCAGCTGAGTGTGCCCTTGTTAGTGATTCAGAGGCTGACCTCGTAATGGCTCAGCAAGCTGGAGTTGGAGTAAGTCTGGGCTTTACGTCCGGTTGGAGTCAATCGCCACATCTTAGTGCCCATAACTATCTAATCAATCATTGGGAGGAACTTACAGCAATGCCCGTACAGTGCTCGACAAAAGCACTGTCATGA
- a CDS encoding methionine adenosyltransferase produces MSQYIFTSESVTEGHPDKICDQISDAVLDALLARDPASRVACETVVNTGLCLVTGEVTSSAQIDFIHLVRGVIRDIGYTGSRSGGFDADSCAVLVALDQQSPDIAQGVNEASGHTGDPLDLVGAGDQGIMFGYACDETPELMPLPISLAHRLSRRLAQVRHDGTLNYLLPDGKTQVSVVYENNRPVAIDTILISTQHTAEVQGKAKTKEVQDTISCDLWTNVVEPATADLPLRPDRGQTRFLVNPTGKFVVGGPQGDAGLTGRKIIVDTYGGYARHGGGAFSGKDPTKVDRSAAYAARFVAKCLVAAGLASRTEVQLSYAIGVAQPISILVDSFGTGKISNAKLTDLVYRHFDLRPGGIIRQFNLQELPAQRGGRFYRNIAVYGHFGRPDLNLPWENVADKATALLQSEAQYIE; encoded by the coding sequence ATGAGTCAGTACATCTTTACTTCGGAATCAGTTACGGAGGGTCACCCCGACAAAATTTGCGATCAGATAAGCGATGCCGTGCTAGACGCTCTACTGGCGCGGGATCCAGCTAGCCGAGTTGCCTGTGAAACTGTAGTTAATACTGGCCTTTGTTTAGTTACTGGAGAAGTTACCTCCAGTGCTCAGATTGATTTCATACATCTTGTCCGAGGTGTCATACGAGATATTGGCTACACTGGCTCACGCTCTGGTGGGTTTGACGCTGATAGTTGTGCAGTGCTTGTAGCACTAGACCAGCAATCTCCAGACATCGCACAAGGAGTGAATGAGGCGAGCGGTCATACTGGAGATCCTCTCGATCTGGTTGGGGCAGGAGATCAGGGAATCATGTTCGGCTATGCCTGCGATGAGACACCTGAACTAATGCCACTTCCAATTAGCCTAGCACACCGATTATCTCGACGGCTTGCCCAAGTTCGTCATGATGGTACTCTCAATTATTTACTTCCAGATGGTAAGACACAGGTTAGTGTAGTTTATGAAAACAATAGGCCAGTTGCAATAGACACAATTCTGATCTCTACTCAACATACTGCAGAGGTACAAGGAAAGGCTAAGACTAAAGAAGTGCAAGATACAATTAGCTGTGATCTGTGGACTAACGTAGTTGAGCCCGCAACTGCAGATTTACCGCTACGCCCTGATCGTGGACAAACCCGCTTTTTAGTAAATCCAACCGGTAAGTTTGTCGTAGGTGGTCCCCAGGGAGATGCTGGCCTTACAGGCCGCAAGATTATTGTTGACACCTATGGTGGCTATGCCCGCCATGGTGGTGGTGCTTTCTCGGGCAAGGATCCAACTAAGGTAGATCGATCAGCAGCATATGCGGCGCGCTTTGTAGCAAAGTGCCTAGTAGCTGCCGGTCTTGCAAGTCGCACTGAGGTGCAGTTGAGCTACGCTATTGGTGTGGCTCAGCCAATTTCAATTTTGGTAGACAGCTTCGGCACGGGCAAGATATCCAACGCTAAGCTCACTGACTTAGTCTACAGACATTTTGATCTTCGACCCGGTGGCATTATTCGACAGTTCAACCTACAGGAGTTGCCAGCCCAGCGCGGCGGTCGATTTTACCGCAACATCGCTGTATATGGCCACTTCGGTCGCCCTGACTTAAATCTCCCTTGGGAGAATGTGGCTGACAAAGCCACAGCACTTCTGCAGTCCGAAGCTCAATATATAGAGTGA
- a CDS encoding sugar kinase, whose product MIETSEMIDKKAQSAKSAPLGLGIDFGTSGARIVVADLRGKTLHNEACSYDTGLEYWPDWRNSCCSLIQTIPNCLRQHIIAIAVDGTSGTLLACGPNGLPIGNALPYYIACPEQADLLHRLIVSGGPAASTSGSLARALRLLEHTDNIALLRHQADWISGWLLEDWRWGEESNNLRLGWDPLQRSWPAPLQTQPWSRMLPRIYPSGSVLGTISLRRSQELGLRGDVSIVAGTTDANAAVLASAPEAGDGVSVLGSTLVLKRFVSQPITAAPGVSTHRVNGRWLAGGASNAGCRTLLYFFNVEQLQVLSRQIDPEHDSGLQLRPLPSVGERFPVDDPELKPILTPRPVSDALFLQSLLEGLTRIEVAGWKRLISLGAPTPQRIISVGGGACNPQWRRMRERMLGLPVKACRRQPAAGMADLALSSIL is encoded by the coding sequence ATGATAGAAACAAGCGAGATGATAGATAAAAAGGCTCAATCTGCCAAGTCAGCCCCTCTTGGTCTAGGTATTGATTTTGGCACTAGTGGGGCGCGGATCGTTGTGGCGGACTTACGCGGCAAGACGCTTCACAATGAGGCATGCTCCTACGATACCGGTCTTGAGTATTGGCCAGATTGGCGCAACAGCTGCTGCAGTCTGATCCAGACAATTCCTAATTGCTTGCGTCAACACATAATTGCTATCGCTGTTGATGGTACCTCAGGAACCTTACTGGCTTGTGGACCTAATGGTTTACCAATCGGCAATGCACTCCCATATTATATTGCTTGCCCTGAACAGGCAGATCTATTGCACCGACTAATAGTATCGGGTGGACCAGCTGCTAGTACCAGTGGAAGTTTGGCTCGAGCTTTGCGGCTACTTGAACACACAGATAATATTGCTCTACTGAGACATCAAGCTGACTGGATCAGTGGCTGGCTATTGGAGGACTGGCGCTGGGGCGAGGAGAGCAACAATCTTCGTCTAGGCTGGGACCCCTTACAAAGAAGCTGGCCAGCCCCACTTCAGACTCAACCTTGGTCCAGAATGCTGCCACGCATCTATCCCAGCGGCAGTGTGCTTGGGACCATCAGCTTGAGACGCTCACAAGAGCTTGGTCTACGTGGCGACGTCAGTATCGTTGCAGGTACGACCGATGCCAACGCTGCTGTGCTGGCATCGGCTCCGGAAGCCGGAGACGGTGTCAGCGTGCTTGGCAGTACTCTTGTATTAAAGCGGTTCGTGAGTCAACCAATCACGGCAGCACCTGGCGTTAGCACACATCGTGTCAATGGCCGCTGGCTTGCTGGTGGTGCCTCTAATGCAGGCTGTCGCACACTACTTTACTTCTTCAATGTGGAGCAACTGCAGGTACTCAGCCGCCAGATTGACCCCGAGCATGACAGCGGCCTACAGCTAAGACCACTGCCCTCAGTGGGTGAGAGATTCCCAGTAGATGACCCAGAGCTCAAGCCAATCCTCACGCCACGTCCGGTGAGCGATGCTCTTTTCCTTCAAAGTTTGCTCGAAGGACTAACACGTATTGAGGTTGCTGGCTGGAAGCGCCTAATCAGTCTTGGAGCTCCAACTCCGCAGAGGATAATCAGTGTTGGGGGTGGTGCTTGTAATCCGCAGTGGCGCCGGATGCGGGAGCGAATGCTAGGCTTACCGGTGAAAGCATGTAGGAGACAGCCTGCAGCTGGTATGGCTGACCTCGCCCTTAGCTCTATACTATAG
- a CDS encoding MFS transporter codes for MTARLLPLHTVLRLGLFQSSVGAMAYVFSGLLNRVMLSELALPGLLVGSVLAIEQIMALSRVLFGQVSDRFAILGCHRVPYIWVGTTLFSLLSLLSVPLIFRLSEVTSNTSKSATLAVIIITFAGLFALYGLGISMATTPFLALVIDRTNEEERPQVVGILWCMLSIGLIIGAISGELSLRGLDGVIDSAVLEASLFSYVQRVVAVVMLLTLIGTWGQEEAHLTHSRSEDREDSLSLTESWRLIQSSGQVFVFAVFLLLFTLSLFLQDPVLESYGAEIFGMSISQTSRLTANWGIGVLIGLSGAGFLIVPRIGKLATARFGCWLVISSMLLLITSGCLRNSALLLSSTFVFGLASGIGTNGVLCLMLDFTLSQAAGAFVGLWGLTQALSRALGKLLGGLLLSLGRLIEPDLGFSNSSLLPFLLVLVVEGLIAIAALLVSFQLSMKTFREDTSGMLSQVLELE; via the coding sequence ATGACGGCTCGCCTACTTCCCTTGCACACTGTTTTGCGTCTAGGCCTTTTCCAAAGCTCTGTTGGTGCAATGGCTTATGTATTCAGTGGTCTCCTGAACCGGGTAATGCTTAGTGAACTAGCACTGCCTGGTTTATTGGTGGGTTCTGTGCTTGCCATAGAGCAGATAATGGCTTTGTCTCGGGTCTTATTCGGCCAAGTTTCAGACCGTTTTGCCATCTTAGGGTGCCACAGAGTTCCCTACATTTGGGTTGGTACTACGCTATTTAGTCTATTAAGTTTGCTATCGGTGCCATTAATATTTCGTCTATCAGAAGTCACATCTAATACCAGTAAAAGTGCTACTCTAGCAGTAATAATCATCACATTTGCAGGGCTATTTGCACTTTATGGTCTTGGAATTTCAATGGCTACTACACCATTTCTTGCACTGGTTATCGACCGCACTAATGAAGAGGAACGCCCTCAAGTGGTTGGTATTCTTTGGTGCATGTTAAGCATCGGCCTTATTATAGGAGCTATATCAGGTGAGTTAAGTTTGCGCGGACTTGATGGTGTCATAGATTCAGCAGTGCTTGAAGCGAGCTTATTTTCCTATGTCCAGCGTGTTGTTGCTGTAGTAATGTTACTTACACTTATAGGTACATGGGGGCAAGAAGAGGCTCACCTGACCCATAGCCGCTCTGAAGACAGAGAGGATTCTTTAAGTTTGACCGAGTCTTGGAGACTAATCCAGTCTAGCGGCCAAGTATTTGTCTTTGCTGTGTTCTTGTTGCTGTTCACACTATCCCTATTCTTGCAAGATCCTGTCCTCGAGAGTTATGGTGCGGAGATATTCGGCATGAGCATCTCTCAGACATCCCGCTTAACGGCAAACTGGGGAATTGGCGTTCTCATCGGTCTGTCGGGCGCCGGATTTTTGATAGTTCCTCGGATCGGAAAGCTCGCTACTGCCCGTTTTGGCTGCTGGCTAGTTATCTCAAGCATGCTGTTGTTAATAACATCAGGATGTTTAAGAAATTCTGCTCTGCTACTGTCTTCGACTTTTGTATTTGGTCTTGCCAGTGGCATAGGTACCAATGGTGTACTCTGCTTGATGCTTGATTTTACCCTCTCCCAAGCGGCAGGAGCCTTCGTTGGGCTGTGGGGTTTAACTCAAGCCTTGTCTCGGGCCTTAGGCAAGCTTCTTGGTGGACTCCTACTGAGCCTAGGCCGTCTTATCGAGCCTGACCTTGGGTTTTCTAATTCCTCACTCCTACCTTTTCTATTAGTATTAGTAGTTGAAGGCCTGATAGCAATTGCAGCTCTCTTGGTTTCATTCCAACTTAGTATGAAGACTTTCCGCGAGGATACGAGCGGGATGCTCAGTCAAGTCCTCGAACTGGAATAA
- a CDS encoding allophycocyanin-like protein, giving the protein MRERNDSDLIRELARHARILGLTSRLTIPQDLRYILSAADGASRLLEPSEISRLCLYSGVEIGPLLELQSTAGRLVNLARKQLLKQEPALVKPGGALYQEQRAEACWRDCFHFLRLSLYGVSVAEPDLTDACGMEALAKLYKILAVPVSSLLLALTELREVATIVYGQWAPAKDVYLLDKSLTLLREKISLACKN; this is encoded by the coding sequence TTGAGAGAACGAAACGACTCAGATCTGATTCGCGAGCTTGCTCGGCATGCAAGAATCCTTGGATTAACATCCAGGCTAACAATACCTCAGGATTTGCGTTATATCCTCTCAGCTGCCGATGGGGCCTCGCGGTTGCTCGAACCTAGTGAAATTAGTCGCCTATGCTTATATTCCGGTGTAGAAATAGGCCCACTTCTCGAACTCCAATCTACTGCAGGGAGACTTGTTAATTTAGCCCGTAAACAGCTCTTAAAGCAGGAACCAGCCTTAGTAAAACCTGGAGGAGCACTGTATCAAGAGCAGCGTGCCGAAGCTTGCTGGCGTGACTGTTTCCATTTCCTAAGACTAAGTCTATATGGAGTTTCTGTTGCCGAGCCTGACCTAACCGATGCTTGTGGTATGGAGGCTTTGGCTAAGCTATACAAAATCCTAGCTGTACCAGTTTCTTCTCTACTGCTGGCACTCACTGAATTGCGTGAGGTCGCCACAATAGTTTATGGCCAATGGGCTCCAGCAAAGGACGTGTATCTGCTTGATAAAAGTCTTACATTACTGAGAGAGAAAATTAGCCTTGCCTGCAAAAATTAG
- a CDS encoding pentapeptide repeat-containing protein: protein MDYYLSLSAWSPPEQTKPERLSSELDARGADWSGCSLGKVDLSGARLCRCDLRGANLSNCVLDGADLRLARYDSFTRWPENFNISSSGAVGPGAHLNGVFLNGSDLRGMDLRGAHVMGAYLSGADLSGAVVDGVSFAGSDLRNAILRGCSCRSSRFGMCQLDFADFRGADLTKADILGAESIRGADFSLSYGLETQAPKLLERGYYELDCWNALTRQNTRETLESLI from the coding sequence TTGGACTACTACCTTTCACTATCTGCCTGGTCACCGCCAGAGCAAACAAAACCAGAGAGGTTAAGTAGTGAACTTGATGCGAGAGGAGCTGATTGGAGTGGTTGCTCTCTTGGGAAAGTAGACTTGAGTGGCGCTCGCCTATGTCGTTGTGACTTGCGTGGTGCTAACCTTAGCAACTGTGTACTCGATGGGGCTGATCTTCGTCTCGCCCGTTATGACAGTTTTACACGCTGGCCAGAAAATTTTAACATTAGTAGCTCTGGAGCTGTTGGGCCAGGTGCACATCTTAATGGAGTATTTTTAAATGGGAGTGATCTACGGGGCATGGATCTACGGGGTGCACATGTGATGGGTGCATACCTGAGCGGAGCTGATCTAAGCGGCGCGGTAGTTGATGGTGTAAGCTTTGCTGGCTCCGACCTCCGAAATGCTATCTTGAGAGGCTGCAGTTGCCGCAGCAGCAGATTTGGGATGTGTCAGTTAGACTTTGCAGATTTTCGTGGTGCCGACCTAACCAAGGCAGATATACTGGGTGCAGAATCTATTCGCGGAGCTGATTTTTCTCTAAGTTATGGGCTTGAAACACAAGCGCCAAAGTTACTTGAGCGTGGATACTATGAGCTAGACTGCTGGAATGCTTTGACCAGGCAGAACACAAGAGAAACTTTAGAAAGTTTGATTTGA
- a CDS encoding photosystem I reaction center subunit XII — protein MPFGPASLLGVESFDSVNPLELIPGDDDAKKGQLIRAVYRQILGNAYVMDSERQLVAESQFRLGELSVREFVRKVAKSEIYQTRFFDSCSRYRYIELTFRHLLGRAPLSYEEMRSHSDCLDRSGLEADIDSFIDSDEYQNTFGEWVVPYQRGWRTESCGTMQEFTWSFQLLRGNSSSSLKGDLAGTSSRLGGAAYQNKPLAIVPPSSPETDGWSYRPAPNLQDAPTRLGVGSGSEGRTYKLEVTAYRANNVRRTSRYTRSNRVYYVPYDKLSEQFKRIHSEGGKIASITPVG, from the coding sequence ATGCCCTTTGGTCCAGCCTCACTTCTTGGGGTCGAGAGCTTTGACAGTGTTAACCCTCTTGAGCTGATCCCAGGTGATGATGACGCCAAGAAGGGGCAACTTATTCGTGCCGTCTATCGACAAATTTTAGGAAATGCATATGTGATGGACAGCGAGCGGCAACTTGTTGCGGAGTCTCAGTTTCGACTAGGAGAGCTGAGCGTCCGTGAGTTTGTCCGAAAGGTTGCCAAGAGTGAAATTTATCAGACACGATTCTTTGACTCATGCTCCCGCTACCGCTATATCGAGCTCACATTCCGTCACCTCTTAGGCCGTGCACCACTTAGCTACGAAGAGATGAGGTCCCACTCAGATTGCCTAGACAGGAGTGGTCTTGAGGCTGACATAGATAGCTTTATAGACTCAGATGAGTATCAAAATACCTTCGGCGAGTGGGTTGTCCCGTATCAGCGTGGATGGCGTACTGAATCTTGCGGAACAATGCAGGAGTTTACGTGGAGCTTTCAGCTGTTGCGTGGTAATAGCAGCAGCAGTCTCAAAGGCGACCTAGCTGGTACTTCATCCCGTTTAGGTGGTGCTGCATACCAGAACAAGCCTTTAGCAATTGTTCCTCCTTCATCTCCTGAGACAGATGGATGGAGCTATCGTCCTGCACCAAACTTGCAGGACGCACCTACACGCCTTGGTGTAGGCTCTGGCTCAGAGGGACGTACATACAAGCTTGAGGTAACAGCCTACCGAGCCAACAATGTACGAAGAACCAGTCGTTACACAAGGTCTAATAGAGTTTACTACGTGCCCTATGACAAATTATCAGAGCAGTTTAAAAGGATTCACAGTGAGGGTGGCAAGATTGCAAGTATCACTCCAGTTGGCTGA
- a CDS encoding phycobilisome linker polypeptide — MQLSAMSNISSASLGFGATTKWSSPVSFKRNRTKKGPATALTNSEFRRQSYKARTEQYSPEDSESLRQAINASYRQVFGNAHIMEFERSTELEAQLRNGDIDIQGFIRGLAKSSLYKARFFDSVSPQRGIELIFKHILGRPPHGQREVSACIATLAKGGHDAVVDSLVDSSEYTEIFGEDIVPYARVWSSPNFSTASFPNMAELERNFAGSDSAIGSRSLLQRNLAKNIVQGIRVPTQVCGGTTSLTGSYARAAFAPKPARVSDGGDSAPIRGDAYVGFGLGQREQEVFQRYPGVDTSEQIAALIRACYRQVMGNPHLMEFERSLSAESRYCDGFSSTREFVRSIGLSPEYRKRFFETNAPYRFIELNFKHFLGRAPRSQAEISEHTQILAQKGYDAEISSYIDGNEYQEIFGEDVVPYARILSESGRSQIAFNLQLSLAEGYAASDSVLTGSSLVNSVATSIVPDGWSKTTSRINRTGTQSGVSDPTLRKFRIVVKAQKPALRQRSSNSTYLVSNKDMSSQIKYIHARGGRIASITEVM, encoded by the coding sequence ATGCAATTATCAGCTATGTCTAACATCAGCTCTGCCTCTCTCGGTTTTGGAGCAACTACTAAGTGGAGCTCTCCTGTTTCTTTCAAGCGAAACCGGACCAAGAAAGGTCCAGCAACAGCACTAACTAACAGTGAGTTTCGGCGCCAATCATATAAAGCTAGAACAGAGCAATATAGCCCCGAAGATAGTGAATCTCTACGACAAGCTATCAATGCTAGCTATCGGCAAGTGTTTGGCAACGCTCATATAATGGAATTTGAGCGTTCAACCGAACTCGAGGCACAACTAAGAAATGGAGATATTGACATCCAAGGTTTCATTCGTGGGCTTGCAAAATCTTCACTTTATAAGGCAAGATTTTTCGATTCTGTATCACCACAGCGGGGGATTGAGTTAATCTTCAAGCATATACTAGGACGCCCCCCTCATGGTCAGCGTGAAGTATCAGCATGTATCGCTACTTTAGCTAAAGGCGGGCATGATGCTGTAGTTGACAGCTTGGTCGACTCTTCAGAATATACAGAGATATTTGGCGAGGATATTGTCCCTTACGCGCGTGTTTGGAGCTCGCCTAATTTCTCAACTGCGAGTTTCCCGAACATGGCTGAGCTGGAGCGAAACTTTGCAGGCAGTGACAGCGCAATTGGGAGCCGCAGCCTATTACAGAGAAACCTTGCTAAAAATATTGTTCAAGGTATCAGAGTACCAACACAAGTCTGTGGAGGTACAACCTCACTAACAGGATCATATGCACGAGCAGCATTTGCTCCTAAGCCAGCCAGAGTAAGTGATGGTGGCGACTCAGCCCCAATTCGTGGCGATGCTTACGTTGGATTTGGTCTTGGCCAGAGAGAGCAAGAAGTTTTTCAGAGATATCCAGGAGTTGATACTAGTGAGCAGATTGCGGCACTTATTCGCGCTTGCTACCGCCAGGTTATGGGCAATCCTCACCTAATGGAGTTTGAAAGATCGCTTTCAGCTGAAAGTCGTTACTGTGATGGATTCTCAAGCACACGTGAATTTGTTCGATCCATTGGGCTTTCGCCAGAGTACCGCAAGCGATTTTTTGAAACAAATGCCCCCTATAGATTCATCGAATTAAACTTCAAGCACTTTCTTGGGCGCGCACCAAGAAGTCAAGCTGAAATCAGCGAGCATACCCAAATCCTTGCACAAAAAGGGTATGATGCAGAGATTAGTAGCTACATCGATGGCAATGAATACCAAGAGATCTTCGGAGAAGATGTAGTGCCATATGCGAGAATTCTTAGTGAGAGTGGTCGCTCTCAAATTGCATTTAACCTACAACTTTCCCTTGCTGAAGGTTATGCAGCCAGTGACTCAGTGTTAACAGGATCTTCACTAGTCAATTCAGTTGCGACAAGTATTGTACCCGATGGCTGGTCAAAGACGACATCACGAATTAACAGAACTGGAACACAGTCGGGTGTGTCAGACCCAACTTTGAGAAAGTTTAGGATCGTAGTTAAAGCTCAAAAGCCTGCACTGCGCCAACGCAGTTCTAACTCAACTTATCTGGTTAGCAACAAAGATATGAGTTCACAGATCAAGTATATTCATGCAAGAGGTGGCCGTATAGCTTCAATTACTGAAGTAATGTAA
- a CDS encoding phycoerythrin-associated linker protein, producing the protein MTETATLATQANKDVDHAKSIINKVYRQVFGNRHLMELDINTSTEALFMNGDLNVQGFVTAVAQSDTYRKYFLEPSNPYRFIELNFKHLLGRAPRNQAEVMEHVQIMADEGFDAEIASYTYSEEYLKAFGFNQVPFMRSDTSRVGYTSIDYSRSNLLKTKSAGFDGKQKAKLLQSIALDTAPKLPARGIGMGTVFVISWVSCMQLAGSRRAVQRSVVPQTSLSSTVKSIQSQRGTILEIATNKS; encoded by the coding sequence ATGACTGAAACAGCTACACTCGCAACTCAAGCTAACAAAGATGTTGACCACGCTAAGTCAATAATCAACAAAGTATACCGGCAAGTGTTTGGTAACCGCCACCTGATGGAACTTGACATTAATACCTCAACTGAAGCACTTTTTATGAATGGTGATTTGAATGTTCAAGGATTTGTCACCGCTGTAGCCCAGTCAGACACCTATAGAAAGTACTTTCTTGAGCCTAGTAATCCTTATCGCTTTATTGAGCTAAATTTTAAGCATCTCCTTGGCCGTGCACCACGAAATCAGGCTGAGGTCATGGAGCATGTTCAAATTATGGCGGATGAAGGATTTGATGCTGAGATCGCTAGCTATACATATAGTGAGGAGTATCTAAAAGCATTTGGCTTTAACCAAGTACCATTTATGAGGTCAGATACATCACGAGTAGGTTACACATCAATCGATTATAGTCGGTCTAACCTTTTAAAAACAAAGTCTGCAGGTTTTGACGGTAAGCAAAAGGCAAAGCTGTTGCAGAGCATTGCCTTAGACACAGCCCCCAAGCTCCCTGCAAGAGGCATCGGAATGGGTACAGTGTTTGTAATTTCCTGGGTTTCCTGCATGCAGCTTGCTGGCAGTCGTCGGGCAGTTCAGCGTTCTGTTGTACCTCAGACATCCCTTTCATCAACAGTCAAAAGTATCCAATCTCAAAGAGGTACAATTCTCGAGATTGCTACAAATAAGTCGTGA